The Branchiostoma lanceolatum isolate klBraLanc5 chromosome 10, klBraLanc5.hap2, whole genome shotgun sequence genome has a window encoding:
- the LOC136443637 gene encoding solute carrier family 49 member 4 homolog, with product MPGPGWEGGDRKARRSTDDKQTLLAQKVYNAVPTSSSTSEQDAVLPTVTVLPSASPPQIVAYHRRWWVVGTFCLLGIAQGAVWNCWGPISDSAKLVYGWTDGKIAMLANWGCIAFFVFAPGLMYINADRLRLSVVLTALLIAVGTGLRCIPASTGIATILINIGQFLNGIAGIMLMAAPPLISSTWFPPSQRTTATAISSIFNYVGTSVGYLIGPLFVSQPHLTPNSTLQYNDTVVEDISGQIMRLMYVECGYCTAVFLAILIYFPSKPPTPPSLSAAMNRLDFRTGVKKLFRHGQFWLVCLAYCVPGGVIGGWTAVLDVILSPHGISQIDAGWLGFYGNIAGCAMGLLLGRFADYFAGHLRLIIVVMMSCATGALTWFTIMLYGALPLTQVSLYISFILTMVSVNASVPLFLELVMETTYPIEEAVSAGVMTWGNNVFALIFLFVPLLPNVGVRWMNWAALGGVACSIPLLCVFRENYRRLHLDTGAVTETHDDNERAINDDSIVEGRKGYQRL from the exons ATGCCGGGCCCgggatgggaggggggcgacaggAAAGCGCGCAGGAGTACCGATGACAAGCAGACGCTACTGGCGCAG AAAGTCTATAATGCAGTACCAACGTCTTCCTCAACCTCGGAACAAGATGCAGTCTTGCCAACAGTAACAGTTCTGCCCTCCGCCAGTCCTCCACAGATTGTTGCGTACCATCGGCGCTGGTGGGTCGTGGGAACCTTCTGTCTGCTGGGTATCGCCCAGGGGGCGGTGTGGAACTGTTGGGGGCCCATCTCGGACTCTGCTAAGTTGGTGTACGGATGGACAGATGGGAAGATCGCCATGTTGGCGAACTGGGGCTGCATAGCCTTCTTTGTCTTTGCACCTGGGCTGATGTACATCAATGCTGACA GACTACGGTTGTCTGTGGTGTTGACTGCCTTACTCATCGCAGTGGGAACTGGACTGAGATGTATACCTGCATCAACTGGAATAGCTACTAT ATTGATCAATATTGGACAGTTCCTGAATGGGATAGCAGGCATCATGCTCATGGCTGCCCCCCCTCTCATCTCCTCCACATGGTTCCCTCCAAGCCAACGCACAACTGCTACCGCCATTAGCTCCATATTTAACTACGTTGGAACATCGGTGGGATACCTGATTGGACCTCTGTTTGTCTCCCAGCCACATCTCACACCCAACAGTACACTGCAGTACAATGACA CTGTTGTGGAGGACATATCAGGACAGATCATGAGGCTCATGTATGTTG AGTGTGGCTATTGTACTGCAGTGTTCCTGGCCATACTGATTTACTTCCCGTCcaagccccccaccccacccagcTTGTCTGCTGCTATGAATCGGCTGGACTTTCGAACAGGAGTTAAAAAACTCTTCAG ACACGGTCAGTTCTGGCTGGTGTGCCTGGCCTACTGTGTACCAGGCGGGGTGATCGGAGGGTGGACGGCAGTCCTGGATGTTATCCTGTCTCCACATGGGATCTCACAG ATTGATGCAGGCTGGCTTGGCTTCTATGGAAACATAGCAGGATGTGCAATGGGGCTACTTCTTGGCAG GTTTGCCGACTACTTTGCCGGCCACCTGAGGCTGATCATCGTTGTGATGATGTCCTGTGCCACGGGGGCGTTGACATGGTTCACCATCATGCTGTATGGTGCCTTACCTCTCACTCAAG TGAGTCTGTACATCTCCTTCATCCTGACCATGGTGAGTGTGAATGCAAGCGTTCCCCTGTTCCTCGAGCTGGTGATGGAGACCACATACCCTATTGAAGAGGCCGTCAGTGCAGGGGTCATGACCTGGGGAAACAACGTCTTTGCTCTCATCTTCCTCTTTGTGCCTCTTCTTCCCAACGTTG GTGTGAGGTGGATGAACTGGGCTGCTCTGGGAGGTGTGGCGTGCTCCATACCACTCCTCTGTGTCTTCAGGGAGAACTACAGACGCCTCCACCTGGACACAGGAGCCGTTACAGAAACGCATGATGATAACGAACGAGCTATCAACGATGACAGCATTGTCGAAGGGAGAAAAGGTTATCAACGACTATGA
- the LOC136442971 gene encoding uncharacterized protein, which produces MNFILRTLTERKEGTTLLHQPDARDNKEHHGSAQSLQIVLFVITVILSCVLVVVVILAAIFCPERCHKENSQPIKDVPAVHCNNRNEVVTIGAPSQGADGVGDSGTSDNNSDAVHSGQVYEAANLITNEDDHSPQISAALEERPQEASMPSEVPDIPITEADLVKLAKTIGPDWEAAGIQVLGITSADLDTFRANNPRNRNMQIFDMLNLWKRNQRKRAVTLRTLCELLTQAEVEYRVQLTQGE; this is translated from the exons ATGAATTTTATATTGA GAACGTTAACAGAACGCAAAGAGGGAACAACTCTTTTACATCAACCTGATGCAAGAgacaataaagaacatcatggCAGTGCACAATCATTACAAATTGTGCTGTTTGTGATAACTGTGATCCTTTCATGCGTGCTAGTGGTGGTTGTCATTCTTGCTGCAATTTTCTGTCCTGAGAGGTGCCACAAGGAAAATTCCCAACCTATAAAAG ATGTTCCTGCCGTGCACTGCAACAACAGAAATGAAGTTGTTACCATTGGTGCACCTTCACAG GGGGCAGATGGAGTGGGGGACAGTGGTACATCAGACAACAACAGTGATGCAGTTCATTCTGGGCAAGTCTATGAAGCAGCAAACCTGATCACAAATGAGGATGACCACTCTCCACAGATATCTGCAGCTTTGGAAGAACGGCCTCAAG AAGCATCCATGCCCAGTGAAGTTCCAGACATCCCCATCACAGAAGCAGACCTCGTCAAACTTGCAAAGACAATCGGACCAGACTGGGAGGCTGCTGGTATACAGGTTCTGGGCATTACAAGTGCAGACCTGGACACTTTTAGAGCCAACAACCCAAGGAACAGAAACATGCAGATCTTTGACATGCTAAACTTGTGGAAACGAAATCAACGAAAAAGAGCTGTGACCCTGCGGACACTTTGTGAACTATTGACACAGGCTGAAGTAGAGTACAGAGTACAACTTACACAGGGAGAGTAG
- the LOC136443666 gene encoding tumor necrosis factor receptor superfamily member 21-like isoform X2 has translation MRLRALRTCVLIVLLSGQQVEAPPKICNEITEYIHGELCCKKCPAGTYLKNDCLQDHGAPTCDICPPGTYTGFNNHLRGCLRCHIPCNTFFGFIETKTCQPYHNRQCRCEKGMYRVHEVCVLADRKPCPPGQGAVQKGTRRSNPVCEDCPPGTFSSKPSLTKACRTWRNCTAKGLETKTSGTSTKNAKCGGPLVPQQTKSVTTAIPVMPNATSEAATTTATTANPSKGVPTSKPPQTNPAKVATEDDDTSLGQVPKDLDNSINNNNNNVNYQSQSSQVLLVVLVFIGVAILLIILIALVWKKVKKQRQRRKQNNPTPTQVHDGPAREQLLDPQDAQDGEGAGVGGQAPAEGQGQLEVAPRTGGVNVSAVHRHAGSPAADHQQLQPVDATMIQMQVAEGTTHVDARRQLVIYSQSTTIQQHNDFGSPNNVQVGQGNQINVGIENGVAEELDEE, from the exons ATGAGACTCAGGGCTCTACGCACCTGTGTGTTAATTGTTCTTCTGTCAGGTCAGCAG gTTGAAGCACCCCCAAAAATATGCAATGAGATTACAGAGTATATCCACGGGGAACTCTGCTGCAAGAAGTGTCCTGCTGGAACATATCTTAAAAATGACTGTCTCCAAGACCATGGTGCACCAACCTGTGACATATGCCCCCCAGGCACATACACTGGATTTAACAATCACTTGCGGGGCTGCCTGCGGTGCCATATTCCATGCAATACATTTTTTGGGTTCATAGAGACAAAGACATGTCAACCTTATCACAACAGACAATGCCGCTGTGAGAAGGGAATGTACAGGGTTCATGAAGTATGTGTGCTAGCTGACCGGAAACCCTGTCCACCTGGACAAGGTGCTGTCCAAAAAG GTACTCGAAGGTCAAACCCGGTATGTGAGGACTGCCCACCAGGGACGTTCTCAAGTAAACCATCCCTAACCAAGGCATGTCGAACTTGGCGAAA CTGTACAGCAAAGGGACTCGAAACAAAGACAAGTGGAACATCAACCAAGAACGCAAAGTGTGGAGGTCCCCTTGTTCCCCAGCAGACAAAGTCAGTCACTACTGCTATTCCAGTGATGCCAAACGCAACTTCTGAGGCAGCTACCACAACAGCCACCACAGCTAATCCTTCTAAAGGTGTACCAACATCCAAACCTCCACAGACAAATCCAG CTAAGGTAGCTACGGAAGATGATGACACCAGTCTGGGACAGGTGCCGAAAGATTTGGACAACAgcattaacaacaacaacaacaatgtcaaCTACCAGTCCCAATCTTCACAAGTACTGCTTGTAGTTCTCGTCTTCATTGGTGTTGCCATCCTTCTGATCATCCTTATCGCTTTGGTTTGGAAAAAAGTGAAGAAGCAGCGACAAAGGAGAAAACAAA ATAATCCCACTCCTACCCAGGTGCATGATGGACCTGCTAGAGAGCAGCTATTGGACCCACAGGATGCACAG GACGGGGAAGGTGCTGGGGTGGGTGGTCAGGCCCCTGcagaaggtcaaggtcagctgGAGGTAGCTCCGAGAACTGGTGGTGTAAATGTCAGCGCTGTGCACCGACATGCAGGAAGTCCTGCAGCTGATCATCAACAACTACAGCCCGTTG ATGCAACCATGATACAGATGCAAGTGGCTGAAGGAACTACACACGTTGATGCCAGACGACAGCTCGTCATCTATTCTCAGTCAACTACAATACAGCAGCATAATGATTTTGGAAGCCCAAACAATGTGCAAGTTGGACAGGGTAACCAAATCAATGTTGGCATTGAGAATGGTGTAGCTGAAGAGTTGGATGAAGAGTAA
- the LOC136443666 gene encoding tumor necrosis factor receptor superfamily member 21-like isoform X1 has product MRLRALRTCVLIVLLSGQQVEAPPKICNEITEYIHGELCCKKCPAGTYLKNDCLQDHGAPTCDICPPGTYTGFNNHLRGCLRCHIPCNTFFGFIETKTCQPYHNRQCRCEKGMYRVHEVCVLADRKPCPPGQGAVQKGTRRSNPVCEDCPPGTFSSKPSLTKACRTWRNCTAKGLETKTSGTSTKNAKCGGPLVPQQTKSVTTAIPVMPNATSEAATTTATTANPSKGVPTSKPPQTNPGKSTTAKVATEDDDTSLGQVPKDLDNSINNNNNNVNYQSQSSQVLLVVLVFIGVAILLIILIALVWKKVKKQRQRRKQNNPTPTQVHDGPAREQLLDPQDAQDGEGAGVGGQAPAEGQGQLEVAPRTGGVNVSAVHRHAGSPAADHQQLQPVDATMIQMQVAEGTTHVDARRQLVIYSQSTTIQQHNDFGSPNNVQVGQGNQINVGIENGVAEELDEE; this is encoded by the exons ATGAGACTCAGGGCTCTACGCACCTGTGTGTTAATTGTTCTTCTGTCAGGTCAGCAG gTTGAAGCACCCCCAAAAATATGCAATGAGATTACAGAGTATATCCACGGGGAACTCTGCTGCAAGAAGTGTCCTGCTGGAACATATCTTAAAAATGACTGTCTCCAAGACCATGGTGCACCAACCTGTGACATATGCCCCCCAGGCACATACACTGGATTTAACAATCACTTGCGGGGCTGCCTGCGGTGCCATATTCCATGCAATACATTTTTTGGGTTCATAGAGACAAAGACATGTCAACCTTATCACAACAGACAATGCCGCTGTGAGAAGGGAATGTACAGGGTTCATGAAGTATGTGTGCTAGCTGACCGGAAACCCTGTCCACCTGGACAAGGTGCTGTCCAAAAAG GTACTCGAAGGTCAAACCCGGTATGTGAGGACTGCCCACCAGGGACGTTCTCAAGTAAACCATCCCTAACCAAGGCATGTCGAACTTGGCGAAA CTGTACAGCAAAGGGACTCGAAACAAAGACAAGTGGAACATCAACCAAGAACGCAAAGTGTGGAGGTCCCCTTGTTCCCCAGCAGACAAAGTCAGTCACTACTGCTATTCCAGTGATGCCAAACGCAACTTCTGAGGCAGCTACCACAACAGCCACCACAGCTAATCCTTCTAAAGGTGTACCAACATCCAAACCTCCACAGACAAATCCAGGTAAAAGCACCACTG CTAAGGTAGCTACGGAAGATGATGACACCAGTCTGGGACAGGTGCCGAAAGATTTGGACAACAgcattaacaacaacaacaacaatgtcaaCTACCAGTCCCAATCTTCACAAGTACTGCTTGTAGTTCTCGTCTTCATTGGTGTTGCCATCCTTCTGATCATCCTTATCGCTTTGGTTTGGAAAAAAGTGAAGAAGCAGCGACAAAGGAGAAAACAAA ATAATCCCACTCCTACCCAGGTGCATGATGGACCTGCTAGAGAGCAGCTATTGGACCCACAGGATGCACAG GACGGGGAAGGTGCTGGGGTGGGTGGTCAGGCCCCTGcagaaggtcaaggtcagctgGAGGTAGCTCCGAGAACTGGTGGTGTAAATGTCAGCGCTGTGCACCGACATGCAGGAAGTCCTGCAGCTGATCATCAACAACTACAGCCCGTTG ATGCAACCATGATACAGATGCAAGTGGCTGAAGGAACTACACACGTTGATGCCAGACGACAGCTCGTCATCTATTCTCAGTCAACTACAATACAGCAGCATAATGATTTTGGAAGCCCAAACAATGTGCAAGTTGGACAGGGTAACCAAATCAATGTTGGCATTGAGAATGGTGTAGCTGAAGAGTTGGATGAAGAGTAA
- the LOC136443970 gene encoding uncharacterized protein, translating into MQLKKWLLLSLLIPVGLQGAAAVGCDDQHYLVDGHCCIKCQKGYHKVQDCDASHPTQCLQCPRGTYTEFENYVEECFVCEHCSEDHGVEEKRPCLPNQNRKCRCKDGFFLEPPLVLGQTADMCNRHQECQPGEGVVERGTRRSDTKCAPCAVGTFSDQGSRTQKCQDWTDCKSLGQTQIIPGTIDRDAVCGYDSLPSTMSRSSTETTRISPTPTSNMYATVSGTSVKDTVSGSGHQTMSDGNVGHATTSGKKHVDHGGLSHTIPTLSTVISILLFIIIVVCIAVYTAHHRGYLQCGTKKRACEPRVAYHRNPAYMPVANNEETGAITHEDHNGTGETACKHLRGQWPVPHPALEAPTSLLVPATNQNEGQEQEQHSSASDANPLQINITVTTNSQIINNTKNTTVHDQSKIVHDNSINVQDCGVVPVGSNNTVNVDKSTNDSSTSTVTTVKGNSGGVQIGDKNTM; encoded by the exons ATGCAACTGAAAAAATGGCTACTACTTTCATTGCTGATTCCGGTAGGCCTCCAG GGAGCTGCTGCAGTAGGGTGTGATGATCAACACTACCTGGTTGACGGACATTGCTGTATCAAATGTCAAAAAG GGTATCACAAAGTCCAGGACTGTGATGCTAGCCACCCCACTCAGTGTTTGCAATGTCCACGGGGAACATACACGGAGTTCGAGAACTACGTAGAAGAGTGCTTTGTTTGTGAGCACTGCTCTGAGGACCATGGCGTTGAGGAAAAAAGGCCCTGTCTGCCTAACCAGAACAGGAAGTGCCGCTGTAAGGATGGGTTCTTCTTGGAGCCACCCCTGGTTTTGGGCCAGACTGCTGACATGTGCAACAGGCACCAGGAGTGTCAACCTGGGGAAGGAGTAGTTGAAAGAG GTACAAGAAGGTCTGACACAAAGTGTGCTCCTTGTGCTGTGGGCACATTTTCTGACCAAGGCTCCAGAACCCAGAAATGCCAAGACTGGACTGA CTGTAAAAGTTTGGGACAGACGCAGATAATACCAGGAACAATAGACCGAGATGCAGTGTGTGGCTATGACAGTCTACCCTCCACAATGTCTAGATCTAGTACTGAGACAACCCGTATATCACCAACCCCTACTAGCAATATGTATGCCACTGTATCTGGGACAAGTGTGAAGGACACGGTATCAG GGTCAGGACATCAGACCATGTCAGATGGAAACGTGGGGCATGCAACAACCAGCGGCAAGAAGCATGTGGACCATGGAGGCCTCAGCCACACCATCCCGACTCTTAGTACTGTAATTAGCATCCTattgttcatcatcatcgtggTATGCATTGCAGTGTATACAGCACATCACCGCGGTTACCTCCAGTGTGGAACAAAGAAAC GTGCATGTGAGCCCAGAGTAGCCTACCACAGAAATCCTGCATATATGCCAGTTGCCAATAATGAGGAAACAGGTGCTATCACACAT GAAGATCATAATGGCACAGGAGAAACAGCTTGTAAACACCTAAGAGGACAGTGGCCAGTTCCCCATCCTGCACTTGAAGCCCCAACTAGTCTGCTAGTCCCAGCAACAAACCAGAATGAAG GGCAAGAGCAAGAACAGCACTCTTCAGCTTCTGATGCCAACCCTCTCCAGATTAACATTACAGTCACTACCAACAGTCAGATCATTAACAACACAAAAAACACTACTGTGCATGACCAGAGTAAGATAGTCCATGACAATAGTATCAATGTTCAAGACTGTGGAGTTGTACCTGTTGGAAGCAACAATACCGTGAATGTTGACAAAAGCACCAATGATAGTAGCACTAGCACTGTGACAACAGTAAAAGGTAATAGTGGTGGTGTTCAAATTGGGGATAAGAATACCATGTAA